A DNA window from Zonotrichia albicollis isolate bZonAlb1 chromosome 2, bZonAlb1.hap1, whole genome shotgun sequence contains the following coding sequences:
- the MXRA5 gene encoding matrix-remodeling-associated protein 5, with the protein MRSPKSASRRTTAGSDEARRAGAGGEAGVQVTAGPAPPAARSHPEPRERRAAPAESASPSRRSCQARGGAKMGERALSVVLLLGLALPRGALGCPQPCACYLPTEVHCTFRSLAAVPARIPKHVERINFGFNSIQSIYENSFAGLTKLELLMIHGNDIQNIPNGALKDLVSLQVFKISYNKLKAITGQTLQGLSSLMRLHMDHNRIEFIHPNAFNSLPSLRLVHLEGNLLQQLHPNTFSTFMVLDYFKLSTVRHLYLSENALRTLPAGMFQGMPLLENLYLHGNPWDCDCSLKWLLEWNEVSGGVLKCKKDKAYEGGQLCAKCSSPKQLQKEDIQNLEDISCRKPIIQSSLRQNSSTQNEEDGDSYELPLEELQSSPWNITLNMTDEHGNIVHLNCEIKKPTGSTKIQWNQIQTQEIDINATIALDFECPMNRENYEKLWKLIAYYSEVPVKLERELMLRKEPKIIYQYRQGSDYDALYYTGVKAQILAEPSWVMQPLINIQLNRRQSTGKKVVLSFFTVFSQTINTKTTRQQRNWVMIEQNQSTRTAQSVVEGSECQLSCSVKASESPSIQWLFPDGTKLQAPFNDKESRFSILNSGQLIIKAVSYTDGGVYHCIAQVRDDVDIMPYRLVVQPAAIQVADSDVVRVEKNVGDPIALPCNAIAIPDPQLSWILPNSQVLNDLSNSSKGYMLPNGTLLIPRSHVTDSGHYRCVAVNQQGSDQIVVRVTVNKMVSDRSFKRIKLKKRPGSKGLSKTRGRVIDDEEGSGAGRVEEFPRRKNRLKDWEIPFKQKSDQVPEAQIKKGKKGRRKMKIWKSTDGTQDSNVAEGRRVFESRRRINVASKQINPQHWADILAKVRGKNLPRTTATTISETTSLPSVMQESTPAPYPLASSPSSETGADVVDSSAEASPVGEDEQFSVTASQNMEVFSVQPVLIRSETEPFSNHRALETPTSMDTVEIALSGPHLTPVSPTPQPQGEQHLDVRTDDSIALTEEPLAKKIVTNFPNVQNSLFTVENVDKTVSSISEENSAFAELPLDATLLAESQTVDLHSTLEESLKLNEGGPISVGTVTSAPSQFVEIIPTDSVGTTTAPSSTFPFVREKSNDAGYQRKKISTNSTKMADLNNSFLAVTPVRVQSEEEPETQRNTVTQESISSSYADNSQTEEHRNLAIPKQNPIFILHSANAPHKTAEELETASSMIRLTTVATTTTPYRKTMPSLITQHGRKRPYGRRRRPNRIRQRPKPLPRPVLTTEAMPIIPRTPEIEAVTKTSAATLKSPDLKNTKIQARKEERMESTPSLIPDSGVTEKITKIRDVITTFSFGPTASPPGAKHVPHPTNPETLELPVTEPITVLSSYAVQDALPTKESSVSLKPEQSEVPAHQSLDNVSAEKDMKADSKTVVHTAEQSRTTTSPAYRNTQYSILSTKPKSQEEPNLFDLEVVVNETTAGTFQVAYPTMSDLSIPVGTVEVFKDLSVSKEPWKPTVSVEIPAKAEPPQQYEIITLSSSFSTAETQTFPVRETKKSVTSQAGTVPSSLDRKESVLHVFYHSQTTEKPPTTSTAFIPFTKLVTLPPSNSSTSHPSFHYTAKESNTFNQETFPEAKQVGAGGDKIVMTSKQNVHPTPFSDQNRISIQSKEQQFNELYSSKSNNSLLLNPSLPHPPAGMIPSINQRLPVMPPKHIPVRGTMKLPVTQGPLRYFITHQPLHYTNKPEITAYAAQTIQDRKTSASQRESTAPTQASPFHKTNPLTESKFSNQGQNRYNFNSRFYGNNHVPDNRGTAGRLPSQGIPYYPSSRIPFLFNRTRIFPNFNMHPKPDVPSQPVPKDTNEKKVAQVLPTGITVQKATAIPVPPMPHATTTTSPRVILKITPPAFQHTKPQISTTVQPFKNVHYRHQKFPSVPYMGGIMPRNSTVIQSSTNFRVHGERPKIITKAPQTISILAEMDAFIPCDAVGEPKPFITWTKVSTGALMTANSKLQRFEVWKNGTLFIRNAQLQDRGQYLCSAQNVHGEDKMMVMLTIVAHQPKISLSRYRDVTVYFGDTIAMECQASGTPSPLISWIFPDRKILQAVTTTESRIMLHENRTLSIKQATFSDRGVYKCVASNAAGADSIAVRLHIAALPPIIQQEKQENISLPLGSSINIHCTAKAAPAPSIRWVVFDGTQIRPSQFVNGNLFVFPNGTLYIRNVSPKDSGTYECIAANMVGAARRTVQLHVKKHTSNARITGSSPQRTDVTYGGILHLDCSASGDPWPRILWRLPSKRMIDSLHSTLETRIKVFSNGTLVVHSVTDKDAGDYLCVARNKIGDDYVLLKVNVMMKPAKIEHKNENNHKVKYGGDLKVDCVATGLPNPEISWGLPDGSMINTFMQSDDSGSRTKRYVVFDNGTLYFNDVGLREEGDYTCYAENQIGKDEMKVRVKVVAEPATIRNKTYITINVPYGDVVTVACEAKGEPTPKVTWLSPTNRPIPALSDKYQIYRDGTLLIQKAQRSDSGNYTCVARNSAGEDRKMVWIHVDVQPPRINGHLSVITSVRETATRDSRKLIDCKAEGIPAPRVLWAFPEGVILPAPYYGNRITVHRNGTLDIRGVRQTDAVQLVCIGRNEGGEARLLVQLLITDHLEKPSFRDPVSERITAIAGHSINLNCSVQGNPKPSTSWILPNGSEVLSGSRLHRFYHKRDGILHISSLSAGDAGTYRCTARNPGGYVERVVFLKVGLRPEISNQYNNLVSIINGETLQLHCITQANQRAQISWTLPNGMVMDAPQAVGRFSLMENGSLTVREASVFDRGTYLCKVSTEYGTSVMTVPVIVIAYPPRITSEPAPVIYARPGNSVKLNCMAIGIPKAEITWELPDKSHLTTGAQSRLYGNKFLHPQGSLVIQQSTQRDAGFYKCTAKNILGSDTKTTYIHIF; encoded by the exons ATGAGGAGTCCTAAGTCGGCGTCGAGGCGGACCACCGCAGGCAGCGATGAGGCTCGGCGAGCCGGTGCCGGAGGGGAGGCCGGGGTCCAGGTGACCGCCGGCCCCGCGCCGCCGGCCGCCCGCAGCCACCCGGAGCCTCGGGAGCGGCGGGCAGCGCCTGCCGAGAGCGCCTCGCCCAGCCGCAG GAGTTGCCAGGCGAGGGGAGGCGCCAAGATGGGGGAGCGGGCGCTGTccgtggtgctgctgctggggctggcactgccgcGGGGCGCCctgggctgcccccagccctgcgcCTGCTACCTTCCCACCGAGGTGCACTGCACCTTCCGCTCCCTGGCAGCCGTGCCAGCACGGATCCCCAAACACGTGGAAAGGATCAACTTCGG attcAACAGTATACAGTCTATATATGAAAACTCCTTTGCAGGACTTACAAAATTGGAATTGCTCATGATACATGGAAATGATATTCAGAATATTCCTAATGGTGCTTTGAAAGATCTTGTGTCTCTACAG gttttCAAAATTAGTTACAATAAATTGAAAGCCATAACTGGCCAAACTCTTCAAGGACTTTCAAGCTTAATGAGACTGCACATGGACCACAACAGAATTGAGTTTATTCATCCAAATGCTTTTAATAGTTTACCCTCTCTAAGACTTGTCCACCTGGAAGGAAATTTGCTCCAGCAGCTTCACCCCAACACCTTTTCAACATTTATGGTCCTTGATTACTTCAAATTGTCAACAGTAAGACATCTCTACCTATCTGAAAATGCTCTTAGGACCTTGCCTGCCGGGATGTTTCAAGGCATGCCACTGCTGGAAAATCTTTACCTTCATGGAAATCCATGGGACTGCGACTGCAGTTTGAAGTGGCTCCTTGAATGGAATGAAGTTTCTGGAG gtgttttaaaatgcaaaaaggaCAAAGCCTATGAAGGGGGACAACTGTGTGCTAAGTGCAGCAGCCCAAAACAACTGCAGAAAGAAGATATTCAAAACTTGGAAGATATTTCCTGTAGGAAGCCTATAATTCAGTCCTCACTGAGGCAAAATAGCAGCACTCAAAATGAGGAAGATGGTGACAGTTACGAACTCCCTCTGGAAGAACTTCAGTCCTCGCCATGGAACATTACTCTAAATATGACTGATGAGCATGGCAATATAGTCCACCTGAACTGTGAAATCAAAAAACCAACAGGTTCTACCAAAATTCAGTGGAATCAAATCCAGACTCAGGAGATAGATATAAATGCCACAATTGCACTGGATTTTGAATGTCCAATGAATCGAGAAAACTATGAAAAACTATGGAAGCTTATAGCTTACTACAGTGAAGTACCTGTTAAGTTAGAGAGGGAACTTATGCTCAGAAAAGAGCCTAAAATAATCTATCAGTACAGGCAAGGTTCAGATTATGATGCTCTTTACTACACAGGTGTAAAAGCCCAAATACTTGCTGAGCCTTCTTGGGTGATGCAGCCTCTTATAAATATCCAATTAAACAGGCGTCAGAGTACAGGGAAAAAAGTGGTGCTATCTTTTTTTACTGTGTTTTCTCAGACAATTAATACCAAAACCACTAGGCAGCAGAGAAACTGGGTAATGATAGAGCAAAATCAGAGCACAAGGACAGCACAGAGTGTGGTGGAAGGGTCAGAGTGTCAGCTGAGCTGCAGTGTGAAAGCTTCTGAGAGCCCCTCCATTCAGTGGCTTTTTCCAGATGGAACTAAACTGCAGGCACCTTTTAATGACAAAGAGAGTAGGTTTTCCATTCTCAATAGTGGCCAACTAATAATCAAAGCAGTCAGTTACACTGATGGAGGTGTGTACCACTGCATTGCCCAAGTGAGAGATGATGTGGACATAATGCCTTACAGACTTGTTGTGCAGCCTGCAGCTATTCAGGTAGCTGATTCAGATGTAGTGAGAGTTGAAAAAAATGTTGGAGATCCAATAGCTTTGCCATGCAATGCAATTGCCATCCCAGACCCGCAGTTGAGCTGGATTCTTCCAAACAGTCAGGTACTCAATGATTTATCAAACTCCTCAAAAGGCTATATGCTGCCCAATGGTACTTTGCTTATTCCAAGGAGCCATGTCACTGATAGTGGCCATTACAGATGTGTGGCTGTCAATCAGCAGGGATCAGATCAGATTGTTGTAAGGGTGACAGTAAATAAAATGGTGTCTGACAGGTCATTTAAACGAATCAAATTAAAGAAGCGCCCGGGCTCAAAAGGTTTGTCAAAAACAAGAGGGCGGGTCATAGATGATGAagagggatcaggggcaggaaGGGTGGAGGAGTTCCCACGAAGAAAGAACCGCCTAAAAGACTGGGAAATACCTTTTAAACAAAAAAGTGACCAAGTGCCAGAAGCTCAAATTAAAAAGGGGAAGAAGggcagaaggaaaatgaaaatctgGAAAAGTACTGATGGAACCCAAGACAGCAATGTTGCAGAAGGCCGGAGAGTGTTTGAATCTCGAAGGAGAATTAATGTGGCAAGCAAACAGATTAATCCACAGCATTGGGCTGACATTTTGGCAAAGGTCCGTGGGAAGAATCTTCCTAGAACGACAGCTACAACTATCTCTGAAACAACTTCACTGCCATCAGTCATGCAGGAGTCTACTCCTGCCCCTTATCCCTTAGccagctctccatcctcagaGACAGGAGCTGATGTGGTGGATTCCTCTGCTGAGGCATCACCTGTGGGTGAAGACGAGCAATTCTCAGTCACTGCTTCACAGAACATGGAAGTGTTTTCAGTCCAGCCTGTATTAATAAGGTCAGAAACGGAACCATTCTCCAACCACAGGGCTTTAGAAACACCTACAAGTATGGACACTGTAGAAATTGCTTTGTCAGGTCCACATTTGACTCCTGTCTCTCCAACTCCTCAACCGCAAGGGGAACAGCATCTTGATGTCAGGACAGATGATTCAATTGCTCTTACTGAAGAACCTCTAGCCAAAAAAATTGTGACAAACTTTCCTAATGTTCAGAACAGTTTATTCACAGTGGAAAATGTAGATAAAACTGTATCTTCAATATCTgaagaaaattctgcttttgctGAGCTACCACTTGATGCTACTCTCCTTGCTGAGTCTCAGACTGTGGATCTTCATAGCACCTTGGAGGAAAGCTTGAAGTTAAATGAAGGGGGCCCAATTAGTGTTGGCACTGTAACTTCAGCACCTTCTCAGTTTGTTGAGATCATCCCAACAGATTCTGTCGGCACTACTACTGCTCCTTCATCTACTTTTCCATTTGTTAGAGAAAAGAGCAATGATGCAGGATACCAGCGCAAAAAAATATCCACAAATAGTACAAAAATGGCAGACTTAAATAACAGTTTTCTAGCTGTCACCCCTGTTAGGGTTCAGAGTGAAGAAGAACCTGAAACCCAGAGGAATACAGTGACTCAAGAAAGCATATCCAGCAGTTATGCAGACAATTCTCAGACAGAGGAACATAGAAACTTGGCTATTCCAAAACAAAATCCCATATTCATTTTGCATAGTGCTAATGCTCCTCATAAAACAGCAGAGGAGTTAGAAACAGCCTCTTCCATGATTAGATTGACCACTGTGGCCACCACAACAACTCCATATAGAAAGACCATGCCTTCACTTATTACTCAGCATGGTAGAAAAAGGCCTTATGGGAGAAGGAGAAGGCCAAACAGAATCCGACAAAGACCAAAGCCTTTGCCCCGTCCTGTTTTAACCACAGAGGCAATGCCTATAATTCCAAGGACACCTGAAATTGAAGCTGTTACCAAAACTTCTGCTGCAACTCTTAAAAGTCCTGATCTTAAAAACACCAAAATACAGGCTAGGAAAGAGGAGCGTATggaatccactccttccttaATTCCTGATTCGGGTGTCACAGAGAAAAttacaaaaatcagagatgTGATCACAACTTTCTCTTTTGGGCCTACTGCTTCTCCACCTGGAGCCAAACATGTGCCACACCCTACTAACCCTGAAACCTTGGAACTTCCAGTGACCGAGCCCATCACAGTTTTATCATCATATGCTGTACAGGATGCGCTTCCCACGAAAGAATCAAGTGTGTCTCTGAAACCAGAGCAAAGTGAAGTGCCAGCACACCAATCATTAGACAACGTCTCTGCGGAGAAGGACATGAAAGCAGATTCTAAAACTGTGGTTCATACGGCAGAACAATCGAGGACCACAACTTCTCCTGCATATAGAAATACTCAATACTCAATACTatcaacaaaaccaaaatctcAAGAAGAGCCTAACCTATTTGACTTAGAAGTTGTGGTTAATGAAACAACTGCTGGAACATTCCAGGTGGCATATCCCACTATGAGTGACTTAAGTATTCCTGTTGGCACAGTCGAAGTTTTTAAGGACCTATCAGTTTCAAAGGAGCCATGGAAGCCCACAGTATCTGTAGAGATACCAGCAAAAGCTGAGCCACCTCAGCAGTATGAGATAATTACTTTATCCTCCTctttcagcactgcagaaactCAGACTTTTCCAGTTAGAGAGACAAAGAAATCTGTTACTTCCCAGGCTGGGACAGTGCCATCTTCCTTGGACAGAAAGGAATCTGTGTTACATGTGTTTTATCATTCGCAGACAACTGAAAAGCCTCCTACTACCTCCACTGCTTTTATTCCATTTACAAAACTTGTCACTCTTCCCCCTTCGAATTCAAGCACTTCCCATCCTTCTTTTCATTATACAGCCAAGGAGAGTAATACCTTTAATCAAGAAACGTTCCCAGAAGCAAAACAAGTTGGAGCAGGTGGTGACAAAATAGTGATGACCTCAAAACAGAATGTTCACCCTACTCCTTTCTCTGACCAGAACAGGATTAGCATACAGTCCAAAGAGCAGCAATTCAATGAGTTGTATAGTAGCAAGTCAAACAACAGTTTACTGCTAAATCCAAGTCTTCCCCATCCACCTGCTGGAATGATACCAAGCATAAACCAAAGACTACCTGTTATGCCTCCAAAGCACATTCCAGTAAGAGGCACAATGAAGCTTCCTGTAACACAGGGCCCTCTTCGCTATTTTATAACACATCAACCTCTTCACTACACAAACAAGCCAGAGATAACAGCCTATGCGGCACAAACCATCCAGGACAGGAAAACTTCTGCTTCGCAGAGAGAATCAACTGCCCCAACACAAGCCTCTCCATTTCACAAAACAAATCCATTAACTGAAAGCAAGTTCAGTAATCAGGGTCAGAACAGATATAATTTTAATTCAAGATTTTATGGAAATAACCATGTTCCAGATaacagaggcacagctgggagaCTACCAAGCCAAGGGATCCCCTATTACCCCAGTTCCAGAATACCATTCCTTTTCAACAGAACAAGGATATTCCCTAACTTTAATATGCATCCTAAACCAGATGTTCCTAGTCAACCAGTGCCAAAAGACACAAATGAGAAGAAGGTTGCTCAGGTCTTACCTACTGGGATTACAGTGCAGAAAGCTACAGCTATTCCAGTGCCTCCAATGCCACATGCCACAACGACCACATCACCACGGGTGATTTTAAAGATCACCCCTCCAGCCTTTCAGCATACAAAACCACAAATAAGCACTACAGTTCAACCTTTTAAAAATGTCCATTATCGTCATCAAAAATTTCCATCTGTTCCTTACATGGGAGGCATTATGCCACGCAATTCGACTGTAATTCAGTCTTCCACTAATTTTAGAGTACACGGAGAAAGACCTAAAATTATTACAAAAGCACCTCAGACCATATCCATCCTTGCTGAAATGGATGCTTTTATCCCTTGTGATGCAGTTGGGGAACCCAAGCCTTTTATTACTTGGACAAAAGTCTCTACAG GAGCTCTAATGACAGCCAACAGCAAGTTACAAAGGTTTGAAGTCTGGAAAAATGGTACTCTCTTTATCCGAAATGCTCAGCTTCAGGATCGTGGACAGTATTTATGCTCAGCTCAGAACGTGCATGGCGAAGATAAAATGATGGTTATGCTCACAATTGTAGCCCACCAGCCCAAAATTTCACTTTCCCGCTATCGAGATGTCACAGTTTACTTTGGAGATACCATAGCAATGGAGTGTCAGGCTAGCGGGACTCCAAGCCCATTAATTTCATGGATTTTCCCAGACAGGAAGATTTTGCAGGCAGTCACAACCACAGAAAGCAGGATAATGCTTCATGAAAACCGAACTTTGTCTATCAAGCAAGCAACTTTTTCAGACCGAGGAGTTTACAAATGTGTAGCAAGCAATGCTGCAGGAGCTGACAGCATTGCAGTGAGGCTGCACATTGCAGCCTTACCCCCCATCATCCAGCAGGAAAAGCAAGAGAACATTTCCCTGCCCCTTGGTAGCAGTATTAACATCCACTGCACTGCCAAAGCAGCACCTGCTCCCAGCATCCGCTGGGTGGTCTTCGATGGCACCCAAATCCGACCTTCTCAGTTTGTCAATggaaatttatttgtttttcctaATGGGACTCTTTACATTCGCAACGTGTCCCCCAAGGACAGTGGGACCTACGAGTGCATTGCTGCCAACATGGTGGGAGCTGCCAGGAGAACAGTACAACTCCATGTGAAGAAGCACACATCTAATGCTAGGATCACTGGGAGCTCTCCTCAGAGAACAGATGTAACATATGGTGGCATCTTGCATTTGGACTGTAGTGCTTCTGGTGACCCTTGGCCTCGGATATTGTGGAGGTTGCCTTCCAAAAGGATGATTGATTCCCTTCACAG CACTTTGGAAACTAGAATCAAAGTATTCAGCAATGGGACTTTGGTTGTTCATTCAGTTACAGACAAAGATGCAGGAGACTACTTGTGTGTGGCCCGCAATAAGATAGGGGATGACTATGTGCTCCTCAAAGTGAATGTGATGATGAAACCAGCAAAAATAGAACATAAGAATGAGAATAACCACAAGGTCAAGTATGGAGGGGACCTGAAAGTTGATTGTGTAGCCACAGGTCTGCCAAACCCAGAGATCTCCTGGGGTCTACCAGATGGCAGCATGATCAATACTTTCATGCAGTCGGATGACAGCGGCAGCCGGACGAAGCGATACGTGGTCTTTGATAATGGAACCCTGTATTTCAATGATGTTGGACTGAGAGAGGAGGGGGACTACACCTGCTATGCTGAAAACCAGATTGGGAAGGATGAAATGAAAGTGCGGGTCAAAGTGGTGGCAGAGCCTGCAACAATCAGGAACAAAACATACATCACTATTAATGTACCGTATGGCGATGTTGTCACAGTGGCCTGTGAAGCCAAAGGAGAACCCACTCCCAAGGTGACCTGGCTTTCCCCAACCAACAGGCCTATTCCTGCCCTGTCTGACAAGTACCAGATATACAGAGATGGCACCCTCCTCATCCAAAAGGCCCAAAGGTCTGACAGTGGTAACTACACTTGTGTAGCACGGAACAGTGCTGGAGAAGATCGGAAGATGGTCTGGATCCATGTTGACGTTCAGCCGCCCAGAATCAATGGTCATCTCAGTGTGATTACATCTGTGCGGGAGACAGCCACCAGAGACAGCCGGAAACTTATTGACTGCAAAGCTGAGGGCATCCCTGCTCCTCGTGTCCTGTGGGCTTTTCCAGAAGGAGTAATCTTACCGGCTCCCTACTATGGGAACAGGATCACTGTGCATCGCAATGGAACGTTGGACATCAGAGGGGTGAGACAGACAGACGCCGTGCAGCTCGTGTGCATCGGGCGCAACGAAGGTGGGGAAGCGAGACTGCTTGTGCAGCTCCTCATCACAGACCATTTGGAGAAGCCCTCCTTCAGAGACCCTGTCAGTGAAAGGATCACTGCCATTGCTGGGCACAGCATCAATCTGAACTGCTCAGTCCAGgggaaccccaaacccagcacgAGCTGGATCCTTCCCAATGGCTCTGAAGTGCTGAGTGGCAGTCGCCTGCACAGATTTTACCATAAGAGGGATGGGATCTTACACATCAGCAGCTTATCTGCTGGGGATGCTGGCACCTACCGCTGTACAGCCAGAAACCCGGGAGGGTATGTGGAACGAGTAGTCTTCCTGAAGGTGGGACTCAGGCCAGAAATCAGCAACCAGTACAACAACCTGGTGAGCATCATCAATGGAGAAACTCTGCAGCTTCACTGCATCACCCAGGCAAACCAGCGGGCACAGATCTCTTGGACACTGCCCAATGGTATGGTTATGGATGCCCCCCAGGCCGTGGGTCGCTTTTCCCTGATGGAGAATGGCTCACTGACAGTGCGTGAGGCTTCTGTATTTGACAGGGGCACCTACCTGTGCAAAGTGTCAACAGAGTATGGCACTTCTGTTATGACTGTGCCTGTCATTGTCATTGCCTATCCTCCTCGAATCACCAGTGAGCCAGCACCTGTCATCTATGCCAGACCTGGAAATTCAGTTAAACTGAACTGCATGGCCATTGGGATTCCTAAAGCAGAAATAACATGGGAGCTTCCAGATAAATCACATCTGACAACAGGAGCTCAATCCCGTCTGTATGGAAACAAATTCCTCCATCCTCAGGGGTCATTAGTCATCCAGCAGTCCACTCAAAGGGATGCAGGCTTCTATAAATGCACTGCTAAAAATATACTAGGCAGTGATACTAAAACAACCTACATACACATAttctaa